One window from the genome of Maylandia zebra isolate NMK-2024a linkage group LG18, Mzebra_GT3a, whole genome shotgun sequence encodes:
- the rps15 gene encoding small ribosomal subunit protein uS19 yields the protein MADTEIKKKRTFRKFTYRGVDLDQLLDMSYEQLMQLYCARQRRRLNRGLRRKQQTLLKRLRKAKKEAPPMEKPEVVKTHLRDMIILPEMVGSMVGVYNGKTFNQVEIKPEMCGHYLGEFSITYKPVKHGRPGIGATHSSRFIPLK from the exons ATG GCGGATACCGAGATCAAGAAGAAGCGTACCTTCAGGAAGTTCACATACAGAGGTGTGGACCTGGACCAGCTTCTGGACATGTCCTA TGAGCAGCTGATGCAGCTGTACTGCGCCCGCCAGAGGAGGAGGCTGAACCGTGGCCTGCGTCGCAAGCAGCAGACTCTCCTTAAGCGCCTGCGCAAGGCAAAGAAGGAGGCTCCTCCCATGGAGAAACCAGAGGTGGTGAAGACCCACCTGAGGGACATGATCATCCTGCCTGAGATGGTTGGGTCTATGGTTGGAGTGTACAATGGCAAGACTTTCAACCAGGTTGAAATCAAG CCTGAGATGTGTGGTCACTACTTGGGAGAGTTCTCCATCACCTACAAGCCAGTGAAGCACGGTCGCCCTGGTATTGGAGCCACACACTCTTCTCGTTTCATCCCTCTGAAGTAG
- the cnn2 gene encoding calponin-2 gives MSSFNKGPAYGLSAEVKNKIAQKYDPQKEEELRIWIEDITGSSIGPDFQKGLKNGVLLCELINRLQPGSVRKINQSALNWHQLENLTNFIKALTVYGLKPHDIFEANDLFENGNMTQVQTTLLALASMAKTKGCQSRVDIGVKYADKQQRMFDDEKMKAGQCVIGLQMGTNKCASQAGMSAYGTRRHLYDPKAPVQAPMDNTTISLQMGTNKGASQAGMTAPGTRRAIYDQKLGTEKCDNSTMSLQMGYRDGANQSGQNFGLGRQIYDAKYCPKATEIPGDENGAGVARDYIPDYQDEGYQGYQEEEQVYQDDGTDY, from the exons ATGTCTTCCTTTAACAAAGGTCCGGCTTATGGGTTATCCGCAGAAGTGAAAAACAAG ATTGCACAGAAGTACGACCCTCAGAAGGAAGAGGAGCTCAGGATCTGGATCGAAGACATCACCGGCAGTTCCATCGGCCCCGACTTCCAGAAAGGCCTGAAAAACGGAGTCCTCCTGTGCGA ACTTATTAACAGGCTGCAGCCAGGCTCTGTGAGAAAGATCAACCAGTCAGCACTGAACTGGCACCAG CTGGAGAACCTGACAAACTTCATCAAAGCTCTCACAGTGTACGGCTTGAAGCCCCATGATATCTTCGAGGCCAATGATCTGTTTGAGAATGGCAACATGACGCAGGTCCAGACGACTCTGCTCGCCCTCGCCAGCATG GCCAAGACCAAGGGCTGCCAGTCGCGGGTTGACATTGGCGTGAAGTATGCGGACAAGCAGCAGAGGATGTTTGACGATGAGAAGATGAAGGCTGGACAGTGTGTCATTGGCCTACAG ATGGGGACCAATAAGTGTGCCAGTCAGGCAGGTATGAGTGCATATGGCACCAGGAGACATTTATATGATCCCAAGGCTCCAGTCCAGGCCCCCATGGACAACACCACCATCAGTCTGCAGATGGGTACAAACAAAGGGGCGAGTCAG GCTGGGATGACGGCTCCAGGAACGAGGCGTGCCATTTACGACCAGAAGCTGGGCACAGAGAAGTGTGACAACAGCACCATGTCTCTACAGATGGGATACAGAGACGGGGCTAACCAGAGCGGGCAGAACTTTGGCTTGGGACGGCAGATCTACGATGCCAAGTACTGTCCCAAAGCCACTGAGATTCCAGGTGATGAAAATGGAGCTGGTGTCGCCCGTGACTACATCCCAGATTACCAAGACGAGGGCTACCAAGGCTACCAGGAAGAGGAGCAGGTGTACCAAGATGATGGAACAGATTATTAA